AAACAAAGGCTTGAAGATTTTGTGACACGAAGACAATGTAAGCCGACACGAAGCCCAACTGACTCAGCACAATGGAGCTGAGGATGATGCGTCTCATGTGTTTGCCATATAGAATTCCACCAATGTCACCAAAGGAGCCCTCGATCTTCATGCGCGAATTGACAAGGAGGATGAAGGCATAGTAGCTGAGAATAGAGACACCCAAAAGCACGAGCGAACTGAACAGCATACCACCGTTAAGGAAAGCACGTGGCAGGAAGAGAATTCCCGTTCCCAAAAGGACTTTAGCAGCATGACCGCaccagtggtggtggtgttgcCAGGAGGAGCGCGCTGCTTgtgcttgcgcttcttgcggCCAGCACCTTCTCCTCTGAGAAGCGCTGTATCCTCACCAGACTCGCGGCCTTCCTCGTGCTCATCCCATGCATCTGACGAGAAGTACTCATCGGGCCCGAGGacttcgtcatcttcctcaactTCTTCTCCGGCAAAGTGGCCATAGAGTGTCAAAAActccaagaagctcgaggtTGGCAGCTGAGGCGGCGCAGGCGCGGGTCCATTTGTCGATCCTCGCACACTCCCCCGATGCGGGCTTCCCGCTGTCCTCCGCAGAAAATCTCGTCTAAATCCTCCGGAACCTGAATTGTTGAAATTTTTCTGTTTCAGCCTCAGGGGTGGGTCTGCTGATGCTGAAGCTTTTGCTGCGGGCGAACCGGGAAGAATCAGCATCCTCAGCCCAACGGTAGACCTGGCGAGTGATATCACCGCCCTGCAGCTGAAGGCTAGAAAATTCCTCGTCGCCGTGGCTAGATGCAATCTCTGAACCAGTATCTCGGCCCTCCGCAGTATTCTGTGGAAGCACCAAGTGTCTTCGCACAACTTCTGGGTCCTCATAAGCGCCCGCCACAACAGAATCTGGGCCGTGGGGGTTCTCAGCATTGGTGTCAAAGGATCCGTACTGCGAGGCCACTGGCCGATTTTGAAATGAGGGAGGTATGGTCGGAGACGCGGTCATTCGAGGTGGTGTACCAAATCGAGGAGGCGAACGACCAAGGCTCGCCTGGAGCTGAGAGGCAATCATTGATTGCCCAGGGCCAGGAAGGGAGGCCATGTTGTCGACAGCCTGAAGGTTGCGATCGACATTTGACGCGACGGTGCTAATAGGTCGACTCGCAGGCGGGCCTTGTCGCGAGGCCAACGAGGCAGCCAAAGAAGCCGATGGCACAGGCGATGCCAAACGAGCTATAGATGCTTGCCTGCTCTCTGGCCCAGGAGAAGTCGATCGATATGATGAGGCTGGTATGGGCGATGATCGCTGTGGATTCAACGAAGAGCCCTCGCCATTCTCTGCCATTATGGAGATGAAGTTTGCGGGGTTCCCTCTCAAAACAAGCGATTATTGGGAGACGGGCAATCTCGGACGGAGCGGGCAAAGGCTTTTGTGGGAAGAACCTCGCTTGTGGAAATATGATTAGGAAACCACAAGTACGCGGCAGTCTTAACACAGGAGATTGAGACAATAAGGCTAAAATGTATGCACAAGATGAGTAGGGGCTGTGTACTGCGGCTGATCGTCAAGAGCGTTAGGGCGCCAGGAGCGTTGCACTAGTCGGCGGCTCCGATGCGTGACCGCTTTGTCCACCTGATCCACTTCTGGGGATGTTTACTTTGTTTACACTGTTTGCTACTTTGACCCCTCACGTCATCGCCTGCTGCCCCCCATACTTTTCCAGATAACAAAATCTATCGGAGATAACGATTTGACACCAGCGGTGAACGCAATCAATGCTCCAGGAGTTGTGAACAGAACAGCACGCCCATCTTTTACCGCCAGAATTGCTGATTTCATCTAAACTTCGCTCGCAGACTAAATTCGATTTTTAGCCTCCACCCGTGCTCATTGGCTCATCACGATTGGTCTTTCCGCAGCCCTGGGAGGCACCCTGAGTGCTTGTGCTTGTGCTTGACGTAGGAGAGACTCCGCCATGTCTCGCCGAGGCCCAAACTTCTCGACCCGCACAGCTCAAGAAGATGTCGCGCGCCTTGACCCAAGCGAATCGGAGGCCGCTGCCCCCTCGGAGCGTGGCCGTTTGTTATCATGGCCACCGACGCTTTGGTCTCGGTCCCCAGGGACATCCACGGCGGAGCTGTCAAACGGCGCTGACAGGTCGATACCCTGGAATCCTTTGCAAAACATGTTCGAGTGGTGGAGCAAGAAACCGACAGTTGAACGGGAGCAGCAGAATGATGGCGATGCCGGAAATGTCACGTTCAGTGGGCCCCTTCGAGATAATAGTGCAGATAGAAAGGATAAACCCGCACATCGGCATCGGTCGCCCGAGGAATCAAAGAAGCTTGGAACTTTCTCAGGAGTCTTCGTCCCAACCAGTTTGAATGTGCTTAGTATCCTCATGTTCCTCCGATTTGGCTTCATCTTAGGTCAAGCTGGGTTACTGGGCATGCTTGGTGATTTCTCCCTTATGTACAATCCAGGATTGCGGCCAGTATTGATAACGCTGACTTCGTGAGGACAGGACTTCTGGTCATATCATATCTGATCAATTTGGTCACAACCATGTCTCTCTCAGCGATTGCAACAAATGGTACCGTGCGTGGCGGCGGCGCATACTACCTGATATCAAGATCTCTAGGTCCCGAGTTCGGAGGCTCGATTGGAGTGGTCTTCTACCTGGGACTTGTTTTCAACACCGGTATGAATGCAGTTGGTCTCATTGACTGTTTCACGCAAAACTTTGGGACCCAGTCTGGCACACTCGGACATTTCCTGAAAGAGGGATTTTGGTGGCAATACCTCTGGGGAACCGTGGTCCTCGTTCTATGTACTGGTATTTGCCTGGCAGGCAGCTCTATCTTTGCCAGGGCTAGTAACGGACTTTTGGTCTTGCTGCTGATTGCTACCTTCAGCATTCCGCTCTCTGCGGTGTTTCTGAAACCTTTCACTTCCCCTTTGGATCATATCGAATTCACGGGCCTCAGCTGGCGCACCCTTCAGGAGAATCTAATGCCAAGATTTACTAAGGGCGCCGCTGGAAGTCAACTGAAAGGGCGAGAGAATTTTCAAGACTTGTTTGGGATTCTTTATCCTGCGACAGGGGGTATCTTTGCGTAAGTGAGCATCGCGGTTTAGAATGCCCACTCGACATCGTGCAGTTACTAACTAGTTTCAGGGGAGCGAGTATGTCAGGAGACTTGAGAAATCCCAGCAAATCAATTCCCAAAGGCACACTCGCGGGATTGGCGTTGACTTTCATATCTTACGTGCTCGTCATTGTAACCATGGCTGCGTCTATTCGTCGACAGTCGCTTTACAATAACACCAACGTGATCCAAATCGTCAGTCTACATGTCTGATATCTCAAATGACCAGTCTAATGCCTCTTAGGTCAACTACTCTGATACTGTGATTCTGATCGGAGAATTTGCGACAAGTTTCTTCTCTGCGTTGATGGGCGTCATCGGTTCTGCCAAACTTCTTCAAGCCATCGCTCGCGATAGCTTGTTACCGGGTATCAATGTCTTCGGGCGCGGATCCAAGAAGACCGACGAGCCAATTAACGCGATTATTATCACCTTCGTCTTCGCCCAGCTCACAATGTTGTTCGACATTAATCAGATCGCATCCTTTGTCACCATGACCTATCTGATGACCTTCCTCGTCACAAATTTGGCATGTTTCCTGCTTAAAATCGGCTCTGCTCCCAACTTCCGGCCATCCTTTCACTACTTTAACTGGCATACTGCGGCACTTGGTACGCTCGTCAGTGGAATTAGCATGTTCTTTGTCGATGGGTTGTACGCCACTGGATGCGTTGGCATCCTCCtcatgctcttcctcctgatCCATTACTCGTCACCCCCCAAGGCATGGGGCGATGTCAGTCAAAGCCTCATCTATCATCAAGTCCGCAAATACTTGCTTCGGCTCAAGCAAGAGCATGTCAAGTTCTGGCGACCAcagattcttctttttgtcaGTGACCTTGATCGACAATACAAAATGGTGTCGTTTTGCAACTCGCTCAAGAAGGGGGCTTTGTTTGTTCTGGGCCATGTCCTTGTGACAGACGACTTCTCGTCAGCCGTCCCAGAAGCCCGACGGCAGCAGAGCGTTTGGACAAAGCTGGTTGAGTTCTCCAAAATCAAAGCCTTTGTGAATGTGGCTATCTCTCCAGCAGCAGAATGGGGCATACGGAATGTTGTTCTGAACTCCGGATTGGGAGGAATGAGACCGAATATTGTCGTGATTGATCAATTTCGCGAGGACCAGTCACTGGTGGAAACATTATCAAGTGGAACCACTCGCCGGGAGTCCTTAAAGTCGCGACGTCGATCGTCACTTGGAAACTCACATGATGAGACATATTGTGAGTCTGACTCACAAAGTAAGGGCATGAGCAGCCAAAGCTACGTGACTATACTCGAGGATCTCTTATTCAATCTTCGCATCAACGTCGCTGTCGCCAAAGGATTCGAAGACTTGGAACTGCCAGGTTCCCACGACGGTTTCTCCAAGAAATTTATCGATCTCTGGCCTATACAGATGTCTGCCGAGATTGGTGCGGATAGTGAAAGCAAGCAAAATGTGCTCACCACCAACTTCGACACCTATACACTCATCTTACAGCTGGGCTGCATTCTGAACACCGTCCCTTCATGGAAAAGAGCCTACAGGCTGCGGGTGCGGGTGCTGTGTTTGTAGAGTATGAGACCGACGTGGATGATGAGCGGGGCCGAGTGGAAGCTCTGCTCGAGAAACTGCGCGCGATTGAAGCAGAAGTGCTAGTCTTTTGGTTAGCTTGTGGTGACATCCACACGTATCGCGTCATTGTGAATGGCGACACGTCACCTGAAATGGCCCTTGCACGGGACAGTGTTCACTCGGTTCTGAAGGATGAAGAGTGGTGGCAAGGCCTTCTAGGAGCACGCAACGCGCCTCGGCACTTGCCAGAGCGAAGTGAGGACGGCGAGGAAGTACCGCGGCTGGATCGAACATTGACGTGGCAGGGTCCCGCAAGCGTGGAAAGCGAAAACAAGTATCTGAAGCAACGCGTGAAGGGCTTGAGAGAGCTCATTCAACGCCGCAGGCAGTCGGTCTCGAGCTTCAGAACCTTGGGTAATGTGAATTTGGGCATGAAAACCCACCCCTGCTGGATGCATTTGTCGACTACGATGGCGATCGTGACAGTAGCGAAAGCAGCGACGACAGTGACCTGGAGCCCTACGTTAGCGACTCGGAGGTTGATGAAGCAGATGATGAACGAGAAGATGGCGATAGCAGTGAAGGGGGAGATGCATCGTCACCTGAACGCTCACGCACCACTCCAAGGGAACGCAGTGAAAGGCTCGATAGAAGTTCGGGCAGTCCAGGTGGCAGCCCAGGTAGCAGCCCATTCACTCGACCCCCAGTGCGATCGAGCGTTACCAGCAATGTCGTTCCCACATCCGATCAGCTCGTCCCTTCCCTCGTCACCTCTAGTGACAGTTCTTCGAAACAGCCAACAGCACCTGGAGCTCGCCCCGCCGTCAGCCGTTCGGCCTCAAGCAAGCGCTTCAGCTCTGCTCCCATTCCCGAAGCAAAGGTTGTCACTGAAGAGGGAGCGGGCCCGTCCATCATGTTCGCCGCCAgcgcatctcctcctcggttcACACAAAAGCTCGACTCTATTTATGCTCGGCGTGCATCTCCAGTGTCGTCGGGCCCAGCTGTCGCTCAGAGTAACGCTACTGCGTCAGGGTTCCCGGGGCCAGCGTCTGTCTCGCTGTCCTTCAACGATCTTCCCAGTCGCGCCCAGCATTTGATCCTGAATGAACTCATGCGACAACACAGTGAGCAAACTGCGGTCATCTTCACAACACTACCGACTCCTAGTCATGGGACATCACAAAGTGACGATGAGAGTGCTTCGTACTTGAGTGATCTTGAGGTACTGTGGCAAGGCCTACCGCCGTGTTTGTTGGTGCATAGCAATAGCATGACCGTCACGATGAATCTGTGATGGATGAACAGTCTTAGAATTAATCACATACTGCATCTTTTCATAGAATGTCGACCTGatcaaaaaaggaaatttCAATAAGTAAGGTACAGGGAGCAATTCATAGGTTTGCAGACTCGTCTCGCTGGAGGTTGTCTTTTCCCCGCCTCAGGCATTTCATGCTTCATGTGACCATGTCTGGCGAACATCACGAGTGATTTCTCAGACTTTACACGCATGGAAATAACATCCTTGTCAATACACCGTCCAATTTCTTGAGACTAATTCTGGCTTCGTCTGTATTTAGTGCTATCCACCCCAGCAGGAGCCATGCAGTGCCCTCTCCTCGTGCAGCAGTGATCTTCAGGGCCATTACTTGAACCAGGATCATCCGCTGGCACTGGAGGAACGTCAGGGCCCAAGAGCACGCCGCTGGACTGGCATCCACACGCCATCATGCCGTTGAGGCTCTGTGTGATGGCAGACACAGAAAAGCTTATTTATCCCACCCTCTCTTGAATGCGCTCTGATACCTCTCATGGACTGAAATCCTCCGGAGTTGCAGTTCAATGCTTACGCTCCACCTTAACCGGGATTAAGTCATTAGACACTCAGCGGTCGTTGTGTCGCAGCACGCACTTTTCAGCCAATTGCAAGTCCCATAGCGACCGAGAAACCCCCGAGGCCCAGTCTACTACATATCTGTGCAACACTCTAATTAAGATAACAAAAAAAGGACTGCTTGATAGAGTCGGACCGCCGTTGAGCTTGAAAAACGGGTCCGAAGACCAGGCGGAGAAATGGAACTCCTGTGATTGGGCCACTGCGGAACGACTCATTGATTCCGGTCTCGTCTCGAATCGATTGATTAGTCTTTTCATTCGATTCGAGACTGGCAGGAACCCTCCTGTACGATGATGCAGCTCTCCTGCACAAATCCCAGAGATGGTTAGTGTGGCTGTGTCACTGCAGAAAAAAGCGTCAGCCGCGTGTGCTCGACACTACTTCGTATATCAGAGCACTCTTTTGGGGGATATGTTCGTGGCCCATAGTCTCCctgaagagaagaatcaactctctctctcttcgaACAGACCAGAACTTGGATCGAGAAACCGTCCTGGCTCAGTTTCCCCTGAGAGTCTCCGCGCCCTCCCCCACTTTGACCCATCCATCTATCCACATTCTCGAGTCCCTTGATTTTGATTACATATTCTGGACTTCTGTATTGTTGTCCACTgcacccttttttttcccggaACAAGAGTGGAGTTCTACCATGATCTCGTCTTAGGCGCGATTCTTTGTTGGTCACCCCTTACATTTTCAATCGGTGCCTTTCGGCCTAATTGCGAATCCCTTCCTCCACCATCCCCCTCCTCAGACCCTCAACCCACTCTCCTATCCGACAATGCCCGTCAACGGCGCTCATCGTCGCAATGGCAGCGTGAGACGCGCAAGCTCGCAAAAAAACCAGCGGCGTCCGATTGCGCATTTCGACCTCGATCCCGAATTACCTGACCGGTCCCTGGTCAATGGGAACGGCAGCGGCAACGGCAACGACCCAGACTCTCTCGACCATTCGTCCGATAACAGCAACGCCGCCACTTCTCAGAACCACAACGGCACGAACAAACGTCGACCAAACATGCCACGCAAAGCATCCTCACCGATGGCGCCCGCCTTTATGGTGTCGGCGCCAGGCAAGGTCATTGTATTTGGCGAACATGCTGTGGTTCACGGCAAAGCCGCTTTAGCAGCCGCGATCTCTCTTCGCTCCTATCTTCTCGTAACAACGCTCTCCAAGTCACATCGTACGATAACGTTGAATTTTCGCGACCTGGGATTGAATCACACGTGGGACATCGACACCCTGCCTTGGAACGTCTTCCATCAGCCATCTAAGAAGAAGTTCTACTATGATCTGGTCACGGAGCTCGACCCTGAATTGGTCGATGCCATTCAACCCCATCTTGAGCCCGTCTCGAGACATCTCCCGGAAGATCAGCGCAAGATTCATGTCCGTTCCGCATCATCCTTCCTCTATCTCTTCCTTTCGCTCGGTTCTCCGCAAAGTCCCGGCGCCATCTACACCCTGCGTTCGACCATTCCTACGGGAGCCGGCCTCGGCAGCAGTGCCAGCGTGTGTGTATGCTTGAGTGCGGCGCTGCTTCTGCAAATCCGCACGTTGGCAGGGCCACATCCAGATCAACCGCCGGAGGAGGCAGAGACACAGATTGAGCGCATCAACCGCTGGGCCTTTGTGGGTGAGATGTGTATTCACGGAAACCCCAGTGGCGTGGACAACACGGTTGCATCTGGGGGCAAGGCGGTGATCTTCAAGCGGCCGGATTATCTCAAGCCCTCGATTGTCATTCCTATCCCTCAATTCCCTGAACTGCCTCTCTTGCTCGTCGACACGCGGCAGTCTCGTTCGACCATGACCGAGGTCGCGAAAGTGGGCGAGTTAAAGAAAGCGCACCCCGTGGTGACGGAGTCCATCTTGAATGCCATTGACCAGGTGACCTGCTCCGCGCAGCGTCTGCTCGAGGAACCCGACTTTGTGGGCGATTCAAAGGAGACTCTGGCTCATTTCGGTACTCTCATCCGCATCAACCACGGGTTCCTTGTCTCCCTGGGTGTCTCGCATCCCCGCCTCGAGCGTATCCGTGAGCTTGTTGACTATGCCGATAGGGTTGGACCAAGTTGACCGGTGCTGGTGGCGGCGGCTGTGCCATGACCCTCCTCCGACCAGACATTCAACCGGAAGTCGTTCGTGACTTGGAACAGAAGCTCGACAGTGAGGGATTCACCAAGTACGAGACGACCCTCGGCGGTCGTGGTATTGGAGTCCTGTACCCTGCGGTGCTGCGCACAGGCTCTGATGAAGAGGGCGGTGTGGAGATCGATCAGCAAAAGTTCGAGAATGCCGAGGGCCCTGAGGGCATTGAAGAGCTCGTAGGGGTCGGGTATCACGAACACCGCGAGGGTTGGAAGTTCTGGGAACGTGCCACATAATGTGTCATTGAAGTCGACTAGTGCTGCACCTCTTCCTAAGGGGAATTTCTAACGGCTCCACAAAACGAATGAACCAACTCTGCTCTATGACCGCTCATTCTGGCGCCCTCAACGGACGCGAGATCAGGCACTTGTGGCTGAGACCTTGACAAGGCTGGTTTGCTAGCAGGGGAAGGATTCATCCTGTCTTGGCGCCTCCACAATTtatatttctttctttgcaCACATTCACAATGTCTTAGATTTAAGCAATTTTTTTGTTACGATTTGTTGACTTCAGGATTGATGCGCGCTGCGAATGGATCGAATGTTTGTGCAGGGCTGTGTCGTTTATCTCAGCAAACACTTTTTATTATGGTTCCTACTGCTTCACCTTGTGTTTTCCACGTCGATCTTATTTCAGGCACGAGCATGATCAGCGGGTGTGTCTGATGGGTACTGAAGGGCTGCTACTTATTCCATACAATACCTAATATAGAGGTTGACAAAGTCACCTCGAGTCAAGTTTGTTGTTTGACCCTCGTGAGGAATTTCAGACAAGCCACCTTTTTCTACTTTGTAATCAGCTtgcttctcatcatcaagcaCTAAAAGGGACACGCCAATCGCCGAGTCACAGTCCACATCATTTGCCGACCTACTCGCTCGTAACAGTGTTACAAATGGCTGGATTATGGGCACAAGGGAGACTAAATCCCGCCTTGAATCAGACATGCGGATCGTGAAGGAGCCCATCCCAGTCCCATCATGCTATCCCATCGTCGTCTCCCAGCCATTCTCAATCATTACGTCAACCCAGTACGTCTCCGATTGACCCGCATCCATCCGCCTCCAGACCTCTTTCACAAGTTGCACACACACGTGGATCGGTTTTGGCGGCAACACATGCAAAAAGGACGAGAGACGACCAAGAATGAATCGCCGCGTTTGTGATATCTTGATGGCTTCCATTGAGATGCTGGGTATTTCTGGGGGAGATTCGCCGCCGTCATCGTCACcgggagaaggggaaagcGGATCTAGTGTGGTTGTTTGTAATGAAGATGATGTCTTTGGAAGTCGGAGCTCGCTGCAAGATGCGACGAGGAGAAAAGGTTGAAGACAGCGGGTTCGGGACTCGATTGGAATGGTTTTCAAGCGGGAGAGAGTTGTGAGGGCGAATTCGGTGAGCCATTGGTCGCGAAGGTGGTCAGAGGATGGGGGAGCGGATGAGATGGGGATGTGAGAAGGGCGAGGTGATGTGAAGCGCTGACGGGGAGGCATTGGTGTATATTGCGGATGAGAGGGAAATTGGGGATGAGTCGCTTCTGTGCTGGGGCTGTGGCCGTCGGATTCAGGAAAGAGATTCACGCTGTGGAGGTCAATGGGGAAGAAAGGATCGTAAAAGATCGAAGAATTCATGCTGGTGTGCGAGGAATCTTCTGTGGTAGGAAGACGATTGCGCAGCAAATCTGGAAAGACTCGATAGAGCTGCATCAGCCCTGTGCAGCGGTATACTTCGGCCATTGTGACCAGATGCCAAACCGGGGTCTCTTCGTCGCCGGGACTGACGATCTCGGCTTCAGACGGATGGACCAATTCCAAGAGTCGTTGTTCGAGCTCTTGAGCCTCTTGAATGGCCTGTTGTGCACGGGTGATTTCGTCCTGTGAGGTGAATTGTCGTGCGCGAATGCGCTTTCGCTCGCGGCGGACCAGTCGGCCGACTTCTTGCACGGTGAACTGGGTATCTCTTGCAATGCCGGTCCATGGATGAGGGATACGTTGGAGAACGAAGGCTTCATCCAAGGAGAATGAACCCGAGCTCTCTAATACGGTCATCGATTCTTTATCTGTAACGAATGAGAGCAGCATCTCCCAGTAGATGAGGGCTTCTTTGAAAAACCGAAAGTTGTTGCTGGCTCTTTTTGCGCCGCCGGAATGCATACTCTCGGGCGATGACTCCAAGCTGTTGAGATGTTtccgaagaagattgaagaaGGAAACGCCCAGATCTTTGGGGTCGTGCCAACTCGCCGTCTGACCCAGCATGAGCAAGGCCAACAGAGACTTGTCATCCATGACTGCCTCTTGAGTGATGATATCGACCGCTTCGCCGCGCAATTTCCGTCCCATTGGGCCAAACTGTGGAAAGTCGCTGACTAGTGTAGCTGCAGCCATGCTCTGCATAGTTCGGCACATGGCTAACGATGAGCCCCAGAGTCGAGAGACGGTGGTGCGGAACGGGTTCATTTGGCTGTCATAACTGGAGAACAGAGCTGCGACTTCTTTAAAGTAATACTCAATAAGTGTCCAGGAAGGGTTGTTGAGAGATCGAAATATTGTCGCAGAATCCCTCATTGTCGGTCGTTGCGATTGTGCAGAGGGACAGCTGCGTACAATGGCAGACGGTGCGAAGTCACGAAAGAcacctctcccccttccaTCACTAGAGGTCACTGTCTCAGCCGGTTCGATCGAAGCGAGAAAATGGGACATGTCCTCCGCTGTACCAAGCGGAAGGTCAAAATGATTCGAATTTTGATCCCGTGAgaatggagatggagaggaagTTGCCGCCATTGGGAACGGGGGGCACAGATCTGATAGATTTAGCAACAGCCCATCACCCGATAAATCCCAAAGACGGTCGCCCATTGCATTTGACGCATCAATGCTGTGTTCTGACTGCGGCGGTCTTTGCGAAGAACCAGGATCAGACTCGATCACCGGCGGTCCGTCCTCATTTTGGGGCGATAATGAAGGCCGGCATGGCTTGGTCAATGCTGCTGGGCTAGCCACTTGACCATCTGAACTCGCACTTGGGCTCTGCTGCTCGTGCTGAGTGACCCATCGAAGGGATTGAACGTAGCCTGGGCAGCGCACTCCTAGACGAATACAACGGCTACACTGAggcttttcttctccacaTTTGACCTGCTCGATCACTCTGTGGTTAGATCAGATCGGGGCAACAGTCtaagagagaagatgaatcgGGAAAACACCTCGATTCGGACATCTCATTTGCGGAGTCGAGGGCACTGACTCGTTTGCTTTTGCATCTGGCACAGCCGTTTCGAGATTTCTTGACCCTCCGCATGATGGCTCGATTGCATCAGAGATACGAGCAAAAGGCGACGACATGCCGGTAAGTGTCGAGTGAATTGGGGCGTGCGGAGTCTCCAGATGGAGTGCGGGGGAGTCTGGTCCACAGAGCGATCACGGGCTCCGAAGACTCGTGATGCGCTGCCACAACTATCGGATCAAGAAACTCTCGAGATCTACAGACAAGTTGAGCTTGTCATTCTCACGATTATGTACTGGTAATGAACATGATATATCTTCTCATTACCTCACTGGTGTTCTGATCATCTTGCAGCGCGATAAGAGGACTTTGTTTGCTTCTTCGGGAAGCAGATATCTTCTCTAGCGTTAGGTTCACGTCAAACGAAAGTCTGCATCGACTACCCAGCTTGCCAGCCGATAGCTTCGATAAAATATGCAATGTATAGGTATTATGGAGGAGTTGACGAGCAACAGAGCGAGCAGAATAGACAAAAAGGCAGTAATTTGTAGAAACTACATCAGGACGACGTCCACCACAGATCTTCACTACCTCTAGTGGGTTTGAGGTGAATGTGAGAAAAGGGCACGTTCTAAAGACATGATTCATGTCGATTGCCTTTGCCGATTGTATTTGAAGCCCTGGTTTCTTATGCGGATGGTGAGAAGACGAACTCTGGCAGTGAGAATGTTGAGTTCTGCACGTCTGTGAGTCCACTGTCACAAGAATAAGCTAGTTGGACTGCTCATCT
The nucleotide sequence above comes from Penicillium oxalicum strain HP7-1 chromosome II, whole genome shotgun sequence. Encoded proteins:
- a CDS encoding Vacuolar cation-chloride cotransporter 1, yielding MSRRGPNFSTRTAQEDVARLDPSESEAAAPSERGRLLSWPPTLWSRSPGTSTAELSNGADRSIPWNPLQNMFEWWSKKPTVEREQQNDGDAGNVTFSGPLRDNSADRKDKPAHRHRSPEESKKLGTFSGVFVPTSLNVLSILMFLRFGFILGQAGLLGMLGLLVISYLINLVTTMSLSAIATNGTVRGGGAYYLISRSLGPEFGGSIGVVFYLGLVFNTGMNAVGLIDCFTQNFGTQSGTLGHFLKEGFWWQYLWGTVVLVLCTGICLAGSSIFARASNGLLVLLLIATFSIPLSAVFLKPFTSPLDHIEFTGLSWRTLQENLMPRFTKGAAGSQLKGRENFQDLFGILYPATGGIFAGASMSGDLRNPSKSIPKGTLAGLALTFISYVLVIVTMAASIRRQSLYNNTNVIQIVNYSDTVILIGEFATSFFSALMGVIGSAKLLQAIARDSLLPGINVFGRGSKKTDEPINAIIITFVFAQLTMLFDINQIASFVTMTYLMTFLVTNLACFLLKIGSAPNFRPSFHYFNWHTAALGTLVSGISMFFVDGLYATGCVGILLMLFLLIHYSSPPKAWGDVSQSLIYHQVRKYLLRLKQEHVKFWRPQILLFVSDLDRQYKMVSFCNSLKKGALFVLGHVLVTDDFSSAVPEARRQQSVWTKLVEFSKIKAFVNVAISPAAEWGIRNVVLNSGLGGMRPNIVVIDQFREDQSLVETLSSGTTRRESLKSRRRSSLGNSHDETYCESDSQSKGMSSQSYVTILEDLLFNLRINVAVAKGFEDLELPGSHDGFSKKFIDLWPIQMSAEIAGLHSEHRPFMEKSLQAAGAGAVFVEYETDVDDERGRVEALLEKLRAIEAEVLVFWLACGDIHTYRVIVNGDTSPEMALARDSVHSVLKDEEWWQGLLGARNAPRHLPERSEDGEEVPRLDRTLTWQGPASVESENKYLKQRVKGLRELIQRRRHSESSDDSDLEPYVSDSEVDEADDEREDGDSSEGGDASSPERSRTTPRERSERLDRSSGSPGGSPGSSPFTRPPVRSSVTSNVVPTSDQLVPSLVTSSDSSSKQPTAPGARPAVSRSASSKRFSSAPIPEAKVVTEEGAGPSIMFAASASPPRFTQKLDSIYARRASPVSSGPAVAQSNATASGFPGPASVSLSFNDLPSRAQHLILNELMRQHSEQTAVIFTTLPTPSHGTSQSDDESASYLSDLEVLWQGLPPCLLVHSNSMTVTMNL
- a CDS encoding Vacuolar amino acid transporter 3; protein product: MAENGEGSSLNPQRSSPIPASSYRSTSPGPESRQASIARLASPVPSASLAASLASRQGPPASRPISTVASNVDRNLQAVDNMASLPGPGQSMIASQLQASLGRSPPRFGTPPRMTASPTIPPSFQNRPVASQYGSFDTNAENPHGPDSVVAGAYEDPEVVRRHLVLPQNTAEGRDTGSEIASSHGDEEFSSLQLQGGDITRQVYRWAEDADSSRRDFLRRTAGSPHRGSVRGSTNGPAPAPPQLPTSSFLEFLTLYGHFAGEEVEEDDEVLGPDEYFSSDAWDEHEEGRESGEDTALLRGEGAGRKKRKHKQRAPPGNTTTTGAVMLLNSLVLLGVSILSYYAFILLVNSRMKIEGSFGDIGGILYGKHMRRIILSSIVLSQLGFVSAYIVFVSQNLQAFVSAVSKCATFIDIKYLVLLQLVIFLPLSLIRDIGKLGFTALIADAFILLGLLYIYYYDARTLISNGGVSDIQAFNPATWSMFIGTAIFTYEGVGLIIPIQESMKQPGRFPGVLAGVMVIITLIFLSAGALSYAAYGSATKTVILLNLPQDDKFVNVVQLLYSLAILLSTPLQLFPAIRILENELFTRSGKYNPYIKWKKNAFRFLLVFVCAFVAWGGAADLDKFVAWSAALLVCR